The Alysiella filiformis sequence CCGATTGAGTTGTTACTATTTAGACAAGGAAAGGAATTTGCTGCGCTCATAAGGTTTCGTCCACCAACTCAATTTCAAAAGATGTCGCAATGTGCAAGGCAAAATACCGCGCATCTTTCAGTTGCATAAACAGGTTAATCAGGCATTTTTTGCCTTGAAAATGCAACCAAATGGCGTAACCGCCTTTGGAACGTTCGCATGGCAAAATTTGGACAAATGTTTCAGACATAAAAAAGCCCCTGTAATTAAAATTACAAGGGCTGATTAAGCTTAAAAAGAATGCAAGCTACACTTCATGGAGTGCGCCTAAGATACTGTTCAATCAATGAATGATTGCTTGCCCCTGTAATGGGGCGAAATATAAGCTGCCTGAAAAGCGGTTGGCACTTTTCAGGCAGCCTGTATTTTGATTTAAACTTTTTTCACAAATTCCGATTTCAAATTCATGGCTGTGCCATCAATTTTGCAGCCGATGTCGTGGTCGCCATCTTGCAAGCGAATGTTTTTGACTTTGGTGCCTTGTTTGATGACCATGCTGCTGCCTTTGACTTTCAAATCTTTAATCAAAACAACGCTGTCGCCATTTTGCAAAACGGTGCCATTGGCATCTTTGACGGTGATTTCATCTTCGTGGCTGTCTGAAACGGCTTGCCATTCGTGGGCGCATTCGGGGCAAACAAATTGGCTGCCATCGTGGTAGGTCAAGCCCGAAGTGCATTGTGGGCAAGCAGGTAAATCATTCATTTTAAAGTGTTCCTATTTATAAATTTTTGTCTATCCAATGGCGGAATCGGTTGATAAAGCCTTCTTGGGTGTATTCGGGTTCAGGCAGGGTTTCAATTTCATCTTGTTGATTTTGCAGGGCTTGAAAATAAATCCAAT is a genomic window containing:
- a CDS encoding zinc ribbon domain-containing protein YjdM, yielding MNDLPACPQCTSGLTYHDGSQFVCPECAHEWQAVSDSHEDEITVKDANGTVLQNGDSVVLIKDLKVKGSSMVIKQGTKVKNIRLQDGDHDIGCKIDGTAMNLKSEFVKKV